A single genomic interval of Salinigranum halophilum harbors:
- a CDS encoding DUF7845 domain-containing protein, producing the protein MPEFGQCEFSIGFLPDIKSYKYTHTSPRRELNEALLNVLEWSDIPTRPDLQYYVADGYFEVTESVRWRKIRRYRLPRIEQRQDDLVFGAASRMHSMDADLVDTLLTDGGATSPKKLARTIGVHLDTVYASIHRLSPLVEHTYGDVQLASKYIVQTESDRYIDSVKESINKGLEGALDALFRAETHDEREDPWTRWLDQYGGSIRRAEGADPDRLEVGFSPSTLDEAKRLLRSGAQWWQRLPASRYAGSDSSLHRS; encoded by the coding sequence ATGCCCGAATTCGGCCAATGCGAGTTTTCCATCGGTTTTTTACCGGACATAAAATCCTACAAGTACACCCATACATCTCCGAGGCGCGAACTCAACGAGGCGCTGCTGAACGTGCTCGAGTGGTCGGACATTCCCACGCGGCCAGACTTGCAGTACTACGTCGCCGACGGTTACTTCGAGGTGACCGAATCCGTACGGTGGCGGAAAATCCGCCGATACCGACTGCCACGAATCGAGCAGAGACAGGACGACCTCGTATTCGGTGCCGCGAGCCGGATGCATTCGATGGATGCCGACCTCGTCGATACGCTCCTCACTGACGGCGGAGCAACCTCCCCGAAGAAGCTCGCACGGACCATCGGCGTTCATCTCGACACGGTATACGCCTCAATACATCGACTCTCACCGCTGGTCGAACACACGTACGGCGACGTCCAGCTCGCCTCGAAATATATCGTCCAGACGGAAAGTGACCGGTACATCGATTCGGTCAAAGAGAGCATCAACAAGGGACTCGAGGGAGCACTCGATGCACTGTTCCGAGCTGAGACCCACGATGAGCGAGAGGACCCGTGGACGCGCTGGCTCGACCAGTACGGAGGAAGTATCCGTCGAGCCGAGGGTGCGGATCCCGACCGATTGGAGGTGGGATTCAGCCCGTCGACTCTCGACGAAGCCAAACGCCTCTTGCGATCGGGAGCGCAGTGGTGGCAGAGGTTACCGGCGAGCCGCTACGCCGGTTCGGATTCGAGTTTGCACCGGTCGTGA